TCCTTATGTATGTTTATTATGTTGCTGTAGCTTGTACTGggcggaggctgctatgacagccaattttgttgtgtattcCGTTTATTTCGAGTGTTGTACTATAGTTGTTGGATGGATTTGTACTGTTGTTGTACTATCGTTCTTTCGATTATACTGTTGTTGTTGGTTTTATTTTCGTTGCACTGTTGTTATTACCGTTACTGTTATTGATGTATTTGTTGCTGGTTTTGTTAACTTTAGTTATGCATCATCGATGGACCCCAAGTAAACAAGGAAGGGAATATTTAATCGTGACAGCATTCTCCTTATGCATAAAAATGTTGCTACCCCGGGGCataattttcatataaaacctttttattgtgtttcaggagaatgcctcccaagaaGAATATCTCGTCCAATTCCTCCAGCATGAACTCTGATGGGGGCCCAGCCATGGATGGATTACTTGATTTAATGtgccaacagtctaatcagatggctcagcagcaagaacaattccagcagcagcaaaAGCAGCAGAAATTCATACAACAACAAcaccaacaaatccaacaacaatTGCAGCTTCAACAGCAACCCCAGCCTAGAGAACCAAACCAAAATGTTAGTTTCAAGTCTTTTCAGTCAGTCAAaccccagagtttaagggcgaagTAGATCCAATTTTTGCTAGAgtttggcttaaggaaatggagaaagccttTACCCTCATTCCGGTCAGCGATGATTCTAAGTCGGATTGTGCCAGTTATTTCCTCAAGGGCgaagcaagtttttggtgggGATCTACGCATGCACTAGAAGGAGAGGGCCCTTTCTATTATGCCAGATTCACTGAGTTGTTCCTAGGATTTCCAGACTGTTTGCAGAGTCAATTGGAAGTAGAGTTTTTGAAAATAAAGCAAGGAGAGAAAAGTttggctgagtatgaggccaagtttacggaattaGCCCGACTAGCCCCTGGATATGTGAATACCGAGATTCAGAAAGCTAGAAGGTTTCAACAAGGACTGAATCCTGAagttcgtagtggagtggtggcccTGCAGCTTAAGATgtatacctctgtagttcaagCCGCCCTAGTGATTGAAAGTGTTCAGAAGTTGGCCTCGAAGGAGAGGAGTGataagaagagaaagtttgaTAGTGGTGCTGATAAGGCGGATAGAGAAGAGTCCAGTTAGAAGTTCCCAAGGAAGTTTGGCCGGAACTGGAACAAGAGATTTAAGAGGCAAGGCTTTACTCAGACAAGTTCCAGTGTCACCTCAGTTGCCTCTGCCCCAGTTTAGTCAACCAGGCCAATTGTGGAAAGTAAGTCATGTGGTAGAAAGCATAGTGGTCAATGCAGGAAGGATGTTCAGTGTTTTAAATGCGATAaaaagggtcattatgcgtcAGAATGTAACTCAGGGAACCTAAGAGtcacctgctttaagtgtggtaaGGTTGGGCATATTTCCAGAAACTGCAAGATAACTACGCAGGGCAGCGTAGGAAGTAGTGAATCTCAAGGACCGGTAACCAGCACAGCAAGAGCTAGAACCTTCAAGATGACCAAGAGATCTAAGGCTCAGgattcagatgtagttgcaggtacACTTTCTCTAAATTCCGTGCCTGTTAAAGTTTTGTTTGACTCAAAAGCGTCTAAGTCTTTTATAGCTAAAAAATGTGTAAGTAATATGGATTTGGTGTTGGAAGATATAGATGAGCCCTTGACTATAGAAGTGGCCAACCAAGATAAAATTCCAGTGAGCCAATTTTGCCCTAGGTGTCAATTAGAAATCTGTGAGCGTTTCTTTTCAGTGGACCTAATACCCATTAAtctaggagaatttgatgtgattctAGAAATGGATTGGTTTTCCCAGgataaggcaaatattgattgtaagaaaaagaaagtttttTTGTATACAAAAGATAATGTTAGGGTAACATACCAAGGACAGAAGTAGGAAAAGAAATTTCTTTCGGTACTGAAAGCAAAGAAACTGTTGAAACAAGGATATGAAGTGTACTTAGCCCATGTCATGGATACCGAGAAGAAGTCACCCAATTTGGATGAGATCCCAGTAGTTAACGAATTTCTAGATGTTTTTCCAGATGtgttaccaggattaccacctgatcgtAAGATTGAGTTTTCTATCGACCTGATTCAAGGAGCAGAACAGATTTCAAaggctccctatcgtatggccccagtggaaatgaaagaactagctaaacaacttcaggaacttttggataaaggggtaattagaccaagtgtatccccgtggggtgcactagttttatttataaag
This sequence is a window from Apium graveolens cultivar Ventura chromosome 9, ASM990537v1, whole genome shotgun sequence. Protein-coding genes within it:
- the LOC141685236 gene encoding uncharacterized protein LOC141685236, with the translated sequence MEKAFTLIPVSDDSKSDCASYFLKGEASFWWGSTHALEGEGPFYYARFTELFLGFPDCLQSQLEVEFLKIKQGEKSLAEYEAKFTELARLAPGYVNTEIQKARRFQQGLNPEVRSGVVALQLKMYTSVVQAALVIESVQKLASKERSDKKRKFDSGADKADREESS
- the LOC141685237 gene encoding uncharacterized protein LOC141685237; this translates as MTKRSKAQDSDVVAGTLSLNSVPVKVLFDSKASKSFIAKKCVSNMDLVLEDIDEPLTIEVANQDKIPVSQFCPRCQLEICERFFSVDLIPINLGEFDVILEMDWFSQDKANIDCKKKKVFLYTKDNVRVTYQGQK